A genomic stretch from Larimichthys crocea isolate SSNF chromosome XXII, L_crocea_2.0, whole genome shotgun sequence includes:
- the slc25a15b gene encoding solute carrier family 25 member 15b: MAPHPAVQAVIDLSAGAVGGAACVFSGQPLDTAKVKMQTFPTMYRGFIHCVTATYKQVGLRGLYQGTTPALMANIAENSVLFMSYGFCQQVIRLAAGLHRDTVLSDMQKACAGSVASIFSSLVLCPTELVKCRLQAMYEMEASGKIAKSQNTVWSVVKSIMRHEGPQGFFQGLTTTIAREVPGYFCFFGAYELSRTAFADYMKCDKDDLGVAPIMFSGGFGGACLWLVVYPMDCVKSRIQVMSMTGKQGGFFKTFMNIARTEGVRALYSGLTPTLVRTFPANGALFLGYEASRKLMMKQFD, translated from the exons ATGGCTCCTCACCCGGCGGTCCAGGCCGTCATCGACCTCTCTGCGGGCGCCGTGG GGGGCGCTGCATGTGTCTTCAGCGGGCAGCCTCTGGACACGGCGAAGGTCAAGATGCAGACCTTTCCCACGATGTACCGCGGCTTCATCCACTGCGTCACGGCCACCTACAAGCAGGTCGGCCTGCGCGGCCTCTACCAGGGCACCACGCCGGCGCTGATGGCCAACATCGCCGAGAACTCGGTGCTCTTCATGAGCTACGGCTTCTGCCAGCAGGTGATCCGCCTCGCCGCCGGCCTGCACCGAGACACCGTGCTGAG CGACATGCAGAAAGCCTGCGCCGGCTCAGTGGCGTCCATCTTCTCCTCGTTAGTTCTCTGCCCCACCGAGCTCGTCAAGTGTCGGCTGCAGGCCATGTACGAGATGGAGGCGTCCGGGAAGATCGCCAAGAGCCAGAA CACGGTGTGGTCGGTGGTGAAGTCCATCATGAGGCACGAGGGTCCGCAGGGCTTCTTCCAGGGCCTGACCACCACCATCGCCCGAGAAGTGCCCGGGTACTTCTGCTTCTTCGGCGCCTACGAGCTGAGCCGCACCGCCTTCGCCGACTACATGAAGTGTGACAAAGACGACTTGG gcgtgGCTCCCATCATGTTCAGCGGTGGTTTTGGGGGGGCGTGCCTCTGGCTGGTGGTCTACCCGATGGACTGCGTCAAGTCTCGGATCCAGGTCATGTCCATGACGGGCAAGCAGGGAGGCTTCTTCAAAACCTTCATGAACATCGCTCGTACTGAAG GCGTCAGAGCGCTCTACTCCGGACTCACGCCCACTCTGGTCCGCACCTTCCCCGCTAACGGAGCGCTGTTCCTGGGTTACGAGGCGAGCCGGAAGCTCATGATGAAGCAGTTTGACTGA
- the tm4sf21a gene encoding transmembrane 4 L6 family member 1, translating to MCTGKCSRCIAVTLYPLALISIICNIVLFFPDGDIKYAQDGHITEEVKYMGGLVGGGLLVLLPALYINLTGKQGCCGNRCGMFLSIAFAAVGVAGALYSLSVAAVGLQNGPLCKVVLIWGTPFKNTDSSYLTDDSTWWQCTEPKNIVQFNIGLFATLVVTSSLEAILCAIQMINGLFGCLCGACVDKGPL from the exons ATGTGCACTGGAAAATGCTCTCGCTGCATCGCGGTGACTCTGTACCCGCTGGCGCTCATATCCATCATCTGTAACATCGTGCTGTTCTTTCCTGACGGAGACATCAAGTACGCCCAAGATGGACACATCACCGAGGAGGTGAAATACATGGGGGGGCTCGTCGGAGGAGGTTTGCTG GTTTTGCTCCCAGCGCTTTACATCAACCTGACGGGGAAACAGGGCTGCTGTGGGAACCGCTGCGGG ATGTTCTTGTCTATCGCCTTCGCTGCCGTGGGCGTCGCTGGCGCCCTGTACAGCCTCAGCGTGGCGGCTGTGGGTCTGCAGAACGGGCCTCTGTGCAAAGTGGTGCTGATCTGGGggacaccttttaaaaacac CGACAGCAGCTACCTGACCGACGACTCCACGTGGTGGCAGTGCACGGAGCCCAAGAACATCGTGCAGTTCAACATCGGACTGTTCGCCACTCTGGTGGTCACCAGCAGCCTGGAGGCCATCCTGTGCGCCATCCAGATGATCAACGGGCTGTTCGGCTGCCTGTGCGGGGCCTGCGTGGATAAAGGg CCACTGTGA
- the LOC104937332 gene encoding mannose-P-dolichol utilization defect 1 protein — MASSSPVRQFLVSFLMPEKCYEEIFVNVHMHVPCLKFLLNRTFGFWILLDSLLAQLSQLLKILWIGGAAGLSLTSALLQLYAFSCPVLYAAALNFPLFAWTERLFVLAQTAAIVFLILFHGGETLKGLLLLMVYAAVMLLLGSWLPAAVASWMQTSSPAALIASKALQARTNYCNEHTGQLSTLSVSLSCAGSLGVLFTSLQETGSFLSTLSHILSACLSCVLLVQVLSSSRGSRDATKRKSE, encoded by the exons atggcttcttcttctcctgtcagACAGTTCCTGGTTTCTTTTTTGATGCCGGAAAAATGTTACGAGGAGATTTTCGTCAACGTTCACATGCACG TTCCGTGTCTGAAGTTTCTGCTAAACAGAACCTTTGGATTTTGGATCCTTCTGGACTCTTTACTGG CCCAGCTGTCTCAGCTGTTGAAGATCCTGTGGATAGGAGGTGCGGCGGGCCTGAGTCTGACCTCTGCCCTGCTGCAGCTTTATGCCTTCTCATGTCCAGTCTTGTACGCCGCTGCCCTCAACTTCCCGCTCTT cgcCTGGACTGAGAGGCTCTTCGTGTTGGCGCAGACGGCAGCCATCGTCTTCCTCATCCTGTTTCATGGAGGTGAAACCCTCAAAG GGCTGCTCCTCCTCATGGTGTATGCTGCTGTCATGCTCCTGCTGGGCTCCTGGTTACCTGCAGCAGTCGCCTCCTGGATGCAGACCTCCAGTCCGGCTGCTTTAATTGCAAGCAAG GCTCTCCAGGCTCGAACTAACTACTGCAACGAGCACACAGGCCAACTGTCCACGCTGTCTGTGTCACTGTCCTGTGCCGGCTCTCTGGGCGTTCTCTTCACGTCTCTACAG gagaCAGGAAGCTTCTTGTCTACTCTGTCACACATCCTGTCAGCCTGTCTCAGCTGCGTCCTCCTGGTCCAGGTCTTGTCCTCCTCCAGGGGCAGCAGGGACGCCACCAAAAGGAAGAGCGAGTAG